The genomic stretch TGGGATTCTACCACCTCATCTGCACCACCCGGAACCGCCTCAAATCCGCCGGAGACTACGTCGCCAAACCCTACCACCCTCTCTCCTTCATATCTCAGCCGCATCTCCGCCGTCTACCTCTTTATCTCCTCCTTCTCTGCCTCCTCATTTCTCTGATCCATCAATCGCTCGTCTCTTTAGATGCCGATCCTCTCCTCAAAGGTCATACTCCGGTGCACCGTTTCACCTCACTTCAAGCCGCCGCCGTTGTTTTCTCGTTTCTAATACTCGTTGTTTTTCTCCTAAT from Solanum stenotomum isolate F172 unplaced genomic scaffold, ASM1918654v1 scaffold37161, whole genome shotgun sequence encodes the following:
- the LOC125852566 gene encoding uncharacterized protein LOC125852566 — encoded protein: MATLMYHMLSSSSLLSLGFYHLICTTRNRLKSAGDYVAKPYHPLSFISQPHLRRLPLYLLLLCLLISLIHQSLVSLDADPLLKGHTPVHRFTSLQAAAVVFSFLILVVFLLISESTSLLPLPPDLFFALAAALFYLQYSVSDSSASVQTSDLQAKCDSVS